Within Spinacia oleracea cultivar Varoflay chromosome 4, BTI_SOV_V1, whole genome shotgun sequence, the genomic segment TTTTACTCTTAGACTCTGTTCTATTTTAAGTCTTAAAGGGTCTTAAAAAAAATCtgattattaaaaattaataaaaagatgACGTGGAAGTCTTAGCTTATACTAGCGCTAATCTTGCTCTTAGACTCTgttttattcgacttattttgtctgaacttatattatctgcacttaacttaacttatctgcacttatctgaatttaacttaactaatctgtgtgaaaatgtatgaaaaaaaacttatttttctgaaataaacttatttgtgcgTGAAAACATatgaaaaaaaagttattttttctgaacaTAACTTATGTCGCATTGTTGTTAATCTTATCAGGGGCTAGATACTTTGGTTGGTGAGCATGGAGGCCAGCTCTCCGGAGGACAAAAGCAGAGAGTGGCCATAGCAAGGGCCATTTTAAAAGATCCACGGATTTTACTTTTGGATGAAGCTACAAGTGCACTTGATGCAGAATCTGAGAAGATTGTGCAAGAAGCTTTAGACCGGATAATGGTAAACCGAACAACTGTTGTTGTTGCTCATCGCTTGAGTACTATCAGAAATGCTAATATGATAGCAGTTATTCATCAAGGAAAGGTGGTTGAGAAAGGTAATCTTGTTATCTGATGCTTCCTTTTTCTCTCTATTGTGATTTTCTTGGGATGCTAGACCTGCATGCAACCGAGTCGGTTTTGTATTTTTACTCCTTTAAAAAACacatttttattgtttgaaagCACATATTTATcgttaaaagcacatttttacaCAAAAAGTACATCCGCTTTAAAAGGACAAATAATATATGTGCTTTTAAACTCTAAAATATGCTTTTAAACcgtaaaaatgtgcttttaaccCGGTTGCATGTAGAGCTACATACAACCGGGGTGCACCTTCTAATTTGTGGTATGCTGATGGTCAGACTTTCTTTCTTATTTGTGTGCACAAATCAGGTCCGCACTCTGAACTATTGAAAGATCCCGAGGGAGCATACTCTCAACTTATCCGTCTGCAAGAAACAAGAAACGAGTCTGAACAAGTTGAGGATATTGGAGAGATGTCAAGACGACACTCCAGTCAAAGAAACTCATCATCATTAAGATCATTAAGTCATGGATCCTCTGGTAGAGTGAGTAGTAGCCGTCACTCTTTCTCAGCTCCAGAACTCGTGGAAGAAGGTACTGATTTGTCATCATCTTCTAAGGAAAAACCAAATGAAGTTTCAATTTGGCGCGTTGCTTCTCTCAACAAACCTGAAATCCCAGCACTTATTCTCGGAGCTATAGCAGCGTGTGCTAATGGCCTCATCTTTCCAATCGTCAGTATAATCCTTTCAAGCGCGATCAGAATGTTTTACGAACCACCTGATAAACTGAGAAAAGATTCAAAGTTCTGGTCTCTTATGTTTCTACTGGTGGGTGTAGCATCACTTGTGACTCAACCTCTTCAGTTCTTGTTCTTTGGAGTGGCTGGTCATAGGTTAATACAACGTATAAGGACTATGTGTTTTGAGAGAGCGGTCCACATGGAAGTTGGATGGTTTGATGAGGCTGATCATTCGAGTGGTGCAATTGGTGCAAGGTTGTCTGCTGATGCGGCAATTATGCGTGCTTTAGTTGGAGATACACTTGGATTGACTGTTCAGAATATTGCTACTGCAGTTGCTGGTTTAGTGATTGCTTTCACCGCGAACTGGATTTTGGCGTTCATTATTCTTGCTCTGATACCCTTTATTGGCCTTAATGGTTATGTCCAAGTCAAGTTTTTGAAGGGATTCACTGCAGATGCTAAGGTAAAAATCGTTtaacggtttttttttttgtctagtAATAAAACTCTGTCATgctcaccttatttccacttgtTTCAGTAAAAATATGTTTAGATAAGATagtttcagataaaataagataaaataagggttcgttaagtacaatttataactaaaaaaggTTCTGATAAACGCACACTACTTGCAGTCTTGCAAATAACAAAAATACTGATGTATTTACAACTTTCATCATACAAATTTATAGTACTTCATAGTATTAAGTAGAAATTAGTTTAATCCGTAATAATCACGTAAAGAAAATACAATGGAGTCTTATAACCACTTATAGATTTGTAGAACTAAggatctgtttttttttttccaaacattttcacacacaaaataagttctgataagttcagttaagttcagataatataagttcaatcaaaataagtctaataaaacGAAGCCTAATTCCTACTTTTTGGATTTCTGCAGAAGAAGTACGAAGAGGCGAGCCAAGTTGCTAATGACGCAGTTGCTAGTATAAGAACGGTTGCTTCTTTCTGTGCCGAGGAGAAGGTAATGCAACTATATGAAAAGAAATGTGAAGCACCAATTGAAGCAGGTGTGAAACAAGGAGTGGTTAGTGGGGTGGGTTTTGGTGTGTCcttttctcttctctttcttGTCTATGCCGGTAGTTTCTATGCCGGAGCTCAGCTCGTTGCCCATGGGAAGACAACATTTTTCGAGGTTTTCAAGGTCAGTATTGCATTTGCTTACAAACTAGCCAGCTATTGAAATTATAATAGAGATGAAAGAGGGAAATAATGTAGCAAAATTACGCTACTATTTCATTCAATCCAGTTAATTAAGTTACATCAAAAGACTTTTTATAGGCTCATAaaacatacggagtactacaATGCCAGAATGTGAAATAACCTACTAACCCATTACTATTATTGACAACTAATAATATTCATGTTCCTAAAATTAAGGACTAACACACTGATTTTGATCATAACTTTTAACACCAGCCATCTACATATTTATCTCCCTTTAAACATGTCTGTGTTTGTTTTTTACTACAGGTATTCTTCGCGTTGGCATTCTCTGCAATAGGAATATCACAATCAAGCTCCTTTGCAACTGATAGTAGTAAAGCCAAGAGTGCGGCTGCATCTGTATTTGCAATCCTTGATCGTAAATCTAAGATTGACTCAAGCGATGAATCTGGGATGATCTTGGATGATGTCAAGGGTGAACTTGTTCTTCAACATGTTAGCTTTTTGTATCCTAGTAGACCTGATACTCAGATTTTCCGAGACCTGTCCTTGACTATCCACTCTGGCAAGGTATGTTCTAAAACTTGAATGAACTCTacaaaattattaactttataGAGAAAAGGAATTACGTCTCTAATTAGTCCAtatccgtcttaaaaatgatgATTAGAGACGAATTTGACACAGAAATAGGGCGTCCTTAATGAGGTTGTCTCAGAATCTTTTAGACAGAATTTTGGCAAATTTGAGATGTTATAGTATCCGTCTCAAAATTGTCTCTAATAATGCATAATTTTCTGTGGAAGATGCTCTTGCATTTCCTTTGCTATTCTTTTGCCAACaattagttgtttaattaatactactAAGACATTTGAGTTTTCTATCTTGAATTAGACTATTGCTCTTGTTGGAGAAAGTGGGTGCGGAAAATCAACTGTCATAGCCCTCTTACAGAGGTTCTATGATCCAAAATCTGGTTGTATCACACTGGATGGGATTGAAATTCAGAAATTCCAACTGAAGTGGCTAAGACAACAAATGGGACTTGTAAGCCAAGAGCCTGTTCTTTTCAATGACACAATACGTGCCAATATTGCGTATGGAAAGGGCGGCAATGCTACTGAAGCAGAAATCACCAATGCTGCAGAGCTAGCAAATgctcacaagttcatcagtaGCTTACAACATGTACGTATTAACACTGTTTTAAAATCTATGTTTTGTTTAGATTTTGACTCATTTCACAcggaataagttcagataagtttagataagtttagttaacttcagataagtttagataagttcagttaagttcaaataataaaattcagctaagataagttcagaaaaaataagattttttcaTACATTTTCACACGCAAATAAGTTTATTCAAGACAAGAtaagttttttcagataaaaaaGTTCAtaaaagttcagataatattaaataagtcgaataaaacGGAGCCTAATAGTCTCGACatgcgaaaatgataaaggtcataacatgcgacctttaaatCGTGTCACGACATgacatgatttaaattggaaactaaaatattgaacttatataacctattataatgttaaaaaaaatgtagtaaaatcttaatattttaatttatttccttctttatatcgactaccttatttacatatttttcaTAGTAAattttgcattgatagtaaaatattatgatgacgcaTATCCTATGTGACACTTATATGTATCAATTAAACCCCGAcatgtaagattgcgacaacatttgacctttatcatcaccccttGACATGTTCTCCTTATAGTTAAAGCATGCATAGTAGTTATGCATTCATATACCCAGTTTTCACTCAAATAGTGTGAAATGGTGAATGTTGTAGGGGTACGATACAGTGGTAGGAGAACGAGGAGTTCAGTTATCAGGAGGGCAAAAACAAAGGGTTGCCATAGCCAGGGCCATAGTAAAGAATCCAAGAATACTTCTATTAGACGAGGCAACAAGCGCGCTAGATGCAGAATCAGAAAGAGTTGTGCAAGATGCATTAGATCAAGTCATGGTAAATCGGACAACAGTCGTTGTTGCTCATAGATTATCTACCATCAAACACGCCGATGTTATTGCTGTTGTAAAGAAAGGTGTTATTGCAGAGAAAGGGAAGCATGAAACTCTAATTCGTATCAAAGATGGTGTTTATGCTTCTTTGGTTGCTCTTCACATGAGTTCTTCCTCTTAACCTTGCCACAAAATTTTGTTCTTGTTTTTTTGagagttatctatttttagtcAACCTATATTTTGTAGTAGAACTGTTTTGTGAGATAGTTAAATTTGTTTACATTTTCCAAGTTCTCTTAGGAGGAATTCGGGGAGATTtgtgaatatttattattttatttaacataTCAAATTCTTTTTGTCTTCATCTTCAAAAGGCCAACATTTATTTTGATGTacataattataaataaatcaaaataaaataaaattgatactccctctgttctcgaatattagtcctttttggaatcttgacactatttacaattgaagagaatcttTTAATTTCTTTCTAATACGTAATTCAAAACATATTCAAGTGAGATATTATTTTGTGTGTCttaatgtgtagtttaacaatatcaaatttttatatttttctaacatGCGTATTTAGAGATATTTActtttaaatattgagttgaaacgagttgaaaagtcaaaacaggactaatatttaagaacgtaGGGAGtatatagaatactccctccgtcccggaatacttgaaaccGTTTGACCGGCACGGAGTTTAATTCATTATAATTGActtcttatttaattgaa encodes:
- the LOC110805511 gene encoding ABC transporter B family member 21 produces the protein MGKVNGVEEATTSNSSVVEPSQQETKNQENETIHKVPFHKLFSFADSTDKALMIIGTIGAIGNGACMPLMTIVFGDVVDAFGENQDPQHTLHVVSKVCLKFIYLAIGVAIAAFLQVTCWMVTGERQAARIRSLYLKTILRQDVAFFDKETNTGEVVGRMSGDTVLIQDAIGEKVGKFVQMIATFITGFVIAFIKGWLLTLVMMSSIPLLAIAGAVMTIVISKMATRGQSAYAKAAIVVEQTIGSIRTVASFTGEKQAIANYKKAIASAYKSGVLEGVASGSGMGALTTVIFCSYSLAIWFGSRMILEKNYTGGTVLIVLISVVVGSMSLGQASPSMSAFAAGQAAAYKMFETINRKSEIDPYNMTGKTIDEIHGDIELKDVCFSYPSRPDEPIFSGFCLSISSGTTVALVGQSGSGKSTVISLLERFYDPQGGEVLIDGINLKEFQLRWIRQKIALVSQEPVLFASSIKDNIAYGKDDATIEEIRAAIELANAAKFIDKLPQGLDTLVGEHGGQLSGGQKQRVAIARAILKDPRILLLDEATSALDAESEKIVQEALDRIMVNRTTVVVAHRLSTIRNANMIAVIHQGKVVEKGPHSELLKDPEGAYSQLIRLQETRNESEQVEDIGEMSRRHSSQRNSSSLRSLSHGSSGRVSSSRHSFSAPELVEEGTDLSSSSKEKPNEVSIWRVASLNKPEIPALILGAIAACANGLIFPIVSIILSSAIRMFYEPPDKLRKDSKFWSLMFLLVGVASLVTQPLQFLFFGVAGHRLIQRIRTMCFERAVHMEVGWFDEADHSSGAIGARLSADAAIMRALVGDTLGLTVQNIATAVAGLVIAFTANWILAFIILALIPFIGLNGYVQVKFLKGFTADAKKKYEEASQVANDAVASIRTVASFCAEEKVMQLYEKKCEAPIEAGVKQGVVSGVGFGVSFSLLFLVYAGSFYAGAQLVAHGKTTFFEVFKVFFALAFSAIGISQSSSFATDSSKAKSAAASVFAILDRKSKIDSSDESGMILDDVKGELVLQHVSFLYPSRPDTQIFRDLSLTIHSGKTIALVGESGCGKSTVIALLQRFYDPKSGCITLDGIEIQKFQLKWLRQQMGLVSQEPVLFNDTIRANIAYGKGGNATEAEITNAAELANAHKFISSLQHGYDTVVGERGVQLSGGQKQRVAIARAIVKNPRILLLDEATSALDAESERVVQDALDQVMVNRTTVVVAHRLSTIKHADVIAVVKKGVIAEKGKHETLIRIKDGVYASLVALHMSSSS